The DNA window AATTGGTTAGGGTCTTCTATGGCCGATGAGCTGACATACCTCAAAAGCCCCGCAGAATACCCCGCGCAATACGCCCGAGTAGTTGCTTCACTCAAGCCCAAGGCCAAGAAACAGCGACATTTACACGTTGTTTAGTGCGTGAATATTGCACATTGTACAATATACATATTATGATAGTGACATGATTAAAAGCTTTCGCCACAAAGGACTTAAGCGTTTTTTCGAGACTGGCTCAACTGCGGGCATCCAAGCAAAACACCAGGCGCGATTGAGGTTACAGCTACAAGTGTTAAATAGCATCTCGAATGTGCTAGAGCTTGATATT is part of the Acaryochloris marina S15 genome and encodes:
- a CDS encoding type II toxin-antitoxin system RelE/ParE family toxin, giving the protein MIKSFRHKGLKRFFETGSTAGIQAKHQARLRLQLQVLNSISNVLELDIPGFYLHKLKPSSRWSIRVSGNWRLTFEFTDGDVIVLDYEDYH